The Pseudomonadota bacterium genomic interval CGCTATCGAAACCGTGAAGCTGTCGTTGCTGGTGGAGTTGATTCCAACCTGAAAGTCCATGCCTGCCGAGGCCGTACCGTCGAGCAGCTGCGTGCCGTTGAACTCGGTGACTTCGGCAATGCGGTCGATCTCGTTGCTCAGTGCCTGAAACTCCTGATCCAAGAAACCTCGCTCCGCGGTCCCGAGCGTGCCGTTGGCAGCTTGCGTAGCGAGCTCGCGCATGCGCGTCAGGATGCCGCTGACCTCGTTGAGGGCGCCTTCTGCGGTCTGCAACAGGCTGACGCCGTCGAGCGCATTGCGCTGCGCCTGCGCAAGGCTGCGTATCTGGGCCTTCAAGTTCTCGCTGATCGCCAAACCGGCGGCGTCGTCTGCCGCTGTGTTGATGCGCAAACCCGTGCTGAGACGGCCCAGGTTGCCGTGCAGCAAGGT includes:
- a CDS encoding flagellin FliC yields the protein MTITINTNIASLNAQRNLGKTQTLLHGNLGRLSTGLRINTAADDAAGLAISENLKAQIRSLAQAQRNALDGVSLLQTAEGALNEVSGILTRMRELATQAANGTLGTAERGFLDQEFQALSNEIDRIAEVTEFNGTQLLDGTASAGMDFQVGINSTSNDSFTVSIA